The following coding sequences lie in one Anguilla rostrata isolate EN2019 chromosome 8, ASM1855537v3, whole genome shotgun sequence genomic window:
- the trib1 gene encoding tribbles homolog 1 → MSMNVQWTAPIPCIRTGRCRYKRLDSDEPVSKCARLSEPSSDAGFSTSPGSPVCPAPFSGTPTHQGPSRICQYLLLPVAERGGVHSALNIHTGEEYVCKVFTMATYQEKIRAHGVLSAHGNVSQIRDIVLGDQKAYVFLEKDYGDMHTFVKSRKRLGEEQASRLFRQVVRAVAHCHRAGVVLGDLKLRKFVFSDEKRTHLKLEGLEDSHVLEGNDDSMTDKHGCPAYVSPEILNGSGSYSGKQADVWSLGIMLYALLVGRYPFHDSDPGALFSKIRKGQFCLPDGLSPQARCLLRSVLRKEPAERLTAEEILIHPWFHASQEAGSAEQEAGSADQTVPAFGLEEDESPFC, encoded by the exons ATGAGTATGAACGTGCAATGGACCGCTCCTATTCCATGCATTCGTACTGGGAGATGCAGATACAAGAGGCTTGACTCCGACGAGCCGGTGTCCAAATGCGCAAGGCTGAGCGAGCCTTCGAGTGATGCGGGTTTCAGTACTTCCCCGGGATCTCCCGTGTGCCCGGCTCCTTTCAGCGGCACTCCAACGCATCAAGGTCCGTCCCGGATCTGCCAATACCTGCTGCTGCCTGTCGCTGAGAGGGGCGGAGTGCACAGCGCGCTGAACATCCACACCGGAGAGGAGTATGTATGTAAG GTGTTCACAATGGCCACTTACCAGGAGAAGATCCGAGCACACGGCGTTCTGTCGGCGCACGGCAACGTCTCCCAGATCAGGGACATCGTCCTGGGCGACCAGAAGGCGTACGTGTTCCTGGAGAAGGACTACGGCGACATGCACACGTTTGTCAAGAGCCGCAAGAGGCTGGGGGAAGAGCAAGCGTCCCGGCTCTTCCGCCAGGTGGTGCGGGCCGTCGCCCACTGCCACCGAGCGGGCGTGGTCCTGGGGGACCTCAAGCTCAGGAAGTTTGTCTTCAGCGACGAGAAGAG GACTCATTTAAAGCTGGAGGGCTTGGAGGATTCCCACGTGCTAGAAGGGAACGATGACTCCATGACAGACAAGCACGGCTGCCCGGCCTACGTCAGCCCTGAGATCCTCAACGGCTCCGGCTCCTACTCGGGGAAGCAGGCGGACGTGTGGAGCCTGGGCATCATGCTCTACGCCCTGCTGGTGGGCCGCTACCCGTTCCACGACTCGGACCCCGGCGCGCTCTTCTCCAAGATCCGCAAGGGCCAGTTCTGCCTCCCCGACGGCCTCTCCCCCCAGGCCCGGTGCCTGCTGCGCAGCGTTCTGAGGAAGGAGCCCGCGGAGAGGCTCACGGCTGAGGAGATCCTCATCCACCCCTGGTTCCACGCctcacaggaagcaggaagcgcAGAACAGGAAGCGGGCTCCGCCGATCAGACTGTGCCCGCGTTCGGCCTGGAAGAGGACGAGTCTCCCTTCTGTTGA